In Nostoc edaphicum CCNP1411, the sequence TGAAATATTTAATTTTTTATCTGACGTGCGGTGTTTTAGCAGCGCTATCTCAGTGGTTTTTTTCACAAAATTCAACGATTCCTTCCTTGGGTGCTAGTGGTGCGATCGCTGGAATTTTAGGTGCATACATTCTCCGTTTCCCAAAAGCTCAAATTCTGACCTTAATTCCCTTGGGGTTTTTCTTGACTACGGTACGAGTTCCAGCATTTTTCTTTCTTGGGTTTTGGTTTGCCCAGCAAGCATTCTATGGTATTGCTAGCTTACAGGCTCGCTCTAATATTGGTATGGAAAGTGGGGGGATTGCTTACTGGGCACACGCGGGAGGCTTCGTCTTTGGAGCAATTCTCGCTCCTTTATTTGGCTTGTATAAACGCCGCTAGAAAATTTAAATATCTCATTCAATAGCTGCTACTTTGGGTGAATAATCTGGGTGCGTGCGATCGCTAAACAATCATACTCATTGAATATCCCCTTCCCAACTATTACCACTGGGTTTTTCTATAGAAAAACCCAATATCTAATTTTATTTTGTTATAAATCTACTAACTACAAAAATATTAATATCAATATAAAATCAAAAATTACTACTAGTTAATCTTCCAATAGTAAGAGGAATCTTTAATAAATCTTATTAAAATGGTAAGTAATAGATCAAACATTGGAGAATAAAGAAATGGCACTTGTAAAACTAGAACAATCCTACCCAGACTATCGAAAAAATTCTTCTGGAGTAGATGATATGAACATCAATAACTTTGATGTTTATACGGCAACAAATGAAAAAGTTGGTTCAGTTCATGACATTTTAGTTGATGAAGAAACAGGTAAATTCCGCTATTTTGTAGTGGATACAGGCTTCTGGATTTTTGGTAAAAAAGTCTTGCTACCTGTTGGTCTTGCTGACGTTCATTATACTGACAAGCGAATATATGCCAAAGGTCTGACTAGAGAGCAAGTGGAAAACTTGCCCAATTTTGATGACTTAGAAACGATTGATTACGACTACGAGGAGCAAGTACGCGGTATTTATCGGCCTTCGGCTGCTACTCCTACTAAGACACAGCCTGCTGCTTATGACCGCAGCACTTACAAACATGAGCAAGAACCCTCGTTATACAATATTAACGAACAGGATGGTCAAACTCTGAAGCTGTACGAAGAACGATTGATTGCTAGCAAGCAACGCCGCAAGACAGGGGAAGTTTCTGTTGGTAAACACATCGAAACTGATACTACCAGTGTTGCAGTACCAGTAGAAAAAGAGCGAGTAATAATTGAGCGTACAAGCCCCACAAATGCTACGCCAACTCGTCCAGGTGACGCAACTTTCCGCGAAGGTGAAGTAGCTCGTATGGATATTTACGAAGAAACGGCTGATATCCGCAAAGAAGCTGTTGTACGAGAAGAGGTGCGAGTCAAGAAAGTTGTAGAACAGGACACAGTTCAAGCTCAAGAAACTGTTAGACGCGAAGAACTTGACATAGATACTCAAGGGCGTTCTATGACAGAAAAGTAAGTTTTTTTTACATGAATTAAAAGCTTTCACCCTAAATCCTTCTCCTAAGCTTGGGAGAAGGATTTAGAAATTAGCCCCCCAAATAAAACAAAGGTAAAATCAAACTAAATGGCACAATTAGAGCATAATTTTCCTGGTAAATTGCTGGGGGCTGGTAGGTCAGGACAGGTATTTTTAGTCTCTAGTCAGGAAGGTTTAATAGCAAAAAAAATATTTTATACAGACAAAATTGCTAGCATAATTCATTATTTTTTCTTCGGCTCTCCGAATCCTTATGTTTGGAATGAAGATGCGATACAATGCGCTTTTTTTCGCCGGAGAATTCTCACTGAATTAGTTCAGTTTTGGTTCGGCGATACTTTAAAAGTTGCAGAAGCGATCGCCACTTCTTGGAATCAAGAATTTAAAGCCTATCAACTAGATACAGAATTTATTGTTGGGAGACACGTTTCCTTACGTCAACCATGTAATCATGAGCGAATAGGCGAATTACCTGCCTTAGTTTCTGATATTATGCTGCCATTACAGAAAAAATTAATTGCAGCAGGTCTTGATGGACTAGTTTGGCAAGCTGGTAAAGGAACACCCACAGCTTTAAATAATTTTTTATTAGCAAACGATACCCCAGGAAAGTATGTTTTTGTTTGGATAGATTTAGAATCGGGTGTACCAGCTTTATTTGGGTTGAATCCCTTAGCACTTTTTTCATTTTATTTGCCTAAATCAATAAAATATAGACGGGCATTATTCGATGATGTAGATACGGATAAATTAAACAGATATTTAAATAGATATAGGGCAGAATTAGAAAATAGCTTGGGTACTCAAAAGTATGCTGAAGTTTTAGAGAATATTTTCCAATTAGAGTTTCACCAAAAAAAGTGGAAGTCAATGAGGAGAGTTGATCGCAGTATTCAATATCAATTCAAAAAAGGAGGAATTGACGAACAACAAGCTAAATGGTATTCTGAACACCCGTTGTTGTGGTATGGACGAGAGTTGCTGAGAATAATAGTTCAATTGGTATATAAGCTTTTTATTGAATTACCTATTGCTATTATCAATAAACTCCTAAAAATCCCCTACTTACAATTTTTTTATCAATTGTGGAAATTTATTTCATCTCATCGTTATAGGTCTAACATCGCCAGAAATTATCTAGCTAAAAGAATCGAGTATTGGCGAAATAGAAAACAACTAATGAACGAAGAAGCTAACAGTCTATTGCAGCAATTAAAACAGGAAAGCACTAGCGATTATTTAAATGATTTCAGCGTTCATCTGGGTATAAAAATATTTATTAAAGTTATTGAATACTTACTAGTACCACTTCTTTATGTACTAGGGCTAATTGATGAATTTATTTTCATTACGTGGTTAATTATAGGAGGCCCAGTTTATCGAACAGTTTATACATCTTGGAGAATCTTACAAGCAGCGCTCAGTAGGCATGAAATTCCTTGGATTGCCTTTTTTGTTGGCTTAATCCCTACTCTGGGAATGCTTGCCTATCCTTGTCAAATTATTTACTCTGCTAAAGGAAGAAAGAAAAAAATTGCTCAATTTATCATCTATGATTTTTTCACTAGAATAGGAAATAAAATTCCTGGCTGGGGTGGAGAAGATACACAGACAGAACATTTTTTTAATCTTTTCGCAGATAAGATTGCTCACCACAAAATATAATCAAGACTTTCTGAAAGCTAATACTTAAAGCTAGTTTTGAGGGTTTGTAGTAAGGACTTTATTGCTTAAAAACTAAGGATTAAAGTCTTTACTAGCAACTTGCTTAAGTAAGTGGCTAGGCACAATTAAATATAAGAGGCTCAAGAGCATACAGCACTTGCATCTATTATGAGGTACAATCGTAAAAAAAAACAAAGCGGAGTACCCAATAGACGCATACTCCTGCAAAGAAGCAAGCTACGCGTTGGCGCAGCCTCTCTTAGAGAAGCAGCTACACTTACGAGAACGCTTTCAGCGTTAGCGACGAAGGAGCGTCACCCGCAGGGTATTTCGGCTTTTGTTTGCGTAAGCCCTGAATGAGTACTTATTTAAGACAAAAGGATACTCAGAACTCAGCACTACTGAAAATAATATTGTTAAAAAATATTGAATTTGCTACACTTTACCAGTTTTAGTAATTCAATAATTCATAATCGTGGCCATAAGCTACTAACTTGGTATAAGTTGCAATATAACTTAGAAGAATTTATAGTAAACAGACTTTGGCAATTAGAGTATAAATTATCATGCTATATGAACCAAGACGAAGTATAAACCAGCACAAGTAACTTGAAGTAATTAGAACTAAAGATAACTCAGATGTATAATTAGCGCGTCTCCTCCATCATCCTTAAAAAAGATCACGATTTAGGACTGGCAGGCTTTCTATTTTTTACTTTAATAATGGGCATATGTGGCAACAAGAAAAAAAAGATACTTCGATAGTCAGGCTGGTATTATGGGTTGCCTTAGCTACGACCCCAATGGCAGCAACTCTGATGGTATCAGAACCCATGCTGGCACAATCTACACCTGAAACTCCCTCTTTTGCACTGCCGCAAACAGTGCAGAATGGATCAATAGTGCGGATTGACGGTTCAAATAGCTTGGGTGCAATCAACCAAAGCCTGAAAGAAAGTTTTGAAAAACAGTTTGCCGGCACAAAAGTTGAAGTTGCTGCTAACGGCACTGATACGGCGCTGAAAAATTTGCTAGATGGCAAAGTTGACATAGTAGCAATGGGGCGTGGATTGACGCCAGCAGAAAAAGCCCAAGGACTAGAGCAAGTTCGCTTGCGCCGTGAAAAGATTGCGATCGTCGTTGGTGCAGATAATCCTTTCAAAGGAAGCTTGACTAGTAGGCAATTTGCCCGGATTTTCCGGGGACAAATTACAAATTGGTCACAGCTAGGAGGGCCTTCAGGGAAGGTTAGGTTAATCGATCACCCTAATACGAGTGAAACTCGCAATACTTTTCGTACCTATCCAGCCTTCAAGACTGCTGAGTTTGCGACAGGAGCCAATGCTACCCAACTAACTGAGGATGATACCGCAGAAGTCATCAAAGAATTAGGCAAAGATGGCATCAGCTATGTATTAGCTAATCAGGTATCGAAGTTGAAAGATGTGCGAGTTCTGCAATTACATCAAGCCTTGCCAGATGATGCTAGATATCCCTTCTCGCAACCTTTAGTTTACGTTTACAAAAAAAATCCTAACTTAACCACAGTAGATTTTCTCGGCTTTACCCTAGCACCCCCAGGACAACAGGCTATAGAACAAGCGATGACTGTTGAAGCAGAGGCGATCGCAACCAGGGTATTACAACCTGCTGTCGCTGCTTCCCCCAGTGCCCAGACAACACCAGCGGCTACGCCTTCCCCTAATGCCAGTGCTTCTGTATTTGGCGAACAGCCCTTTGTGGCGGCTGCGCCAGCACAAAACAGTCCAATTGTCAACAAAGAAACACCAATTTGGTTGCTACTACCTGTCTTTTTTCTGGGTGTAGCTGGAGCCTTACTATGGTGGACTCTCGGAAAACGCTCATTACCCACAGAGAAAACAGACAACTTACCAGAATCAAATCCTCATCCACCCAACACAGAGGATGGAGAAACAACTGTGCTGGCATCGAGCACAGTTTCCTCCCTGAACGGAGCGATGCTTGAGGAGCAGCCAGTACCGCAATTCCAAGAGCAAGAAACCCCCGATCGCACTCCTTTCAACATCTATGCTCAAACACAATCTGACCTGACCCAGAATGCTACTCAGGGGACATCAAATTTAGTCCAAGAGGCAACTAATGGCACTTCTAACCTGTATGAAGGCACAACTTCAGGTGTTGCTAATGGATCGCAAAATAACAATAACAACTTAGGAGCCGCAGCGTTAACTGGTGGTGCGGCTCTAGCAACGGGCATCGGGGCGGCTACCTGGTCTGCCTTTACCAACAAAGAAACAGAAATAGTCCCGCTTGATGAGACAATTGAGTTAGACAATTATACTGAGGCAAGTAATCCTGAGTCTGATGAAGTTGCATGGGATATAGAAGCCCCAGCTGCGGTAGTTAATACTCCATATCCTCATCTGGCTAATATTCCAGAAGAAGTATCTGATGTAGAACTGCCTTCATCTGAGGTAACAGACCCACTTCCAGAATTACCAGACGTGCCAGAAGCAACATCTAGTTTTGCGTATTGGGACACAGAAGTTAATGAAGATCAG encodes:
- a CDS encoding rhomboid family intramembrane serine protease, producing MVPLRDNNPTTITPYVTYGVIVTNILVFLYQLNLTPQQLQRFFYTAALVPCQLSATCPSGLESQVIPEWMTLITSQFLHGGFLHLAGNMLFLWVFGNNIEDRLGHVKYLIFYLTCGVLAALSQWFFSQNSTIPSLGASGAIAGILGAYILRFPKAQILTLIPLGFFLTTVRVPAFFFLGFWFAQQAFYGIASLQARSNIGMESGGIAYWAHAGGFVFGAILAPLFGLYKRR
- a CDS encoding DUF2382 domain-containing protein codes for the protein MALVKLEQSYPDYRKNSSGVDDMNINNFDVYTATNEKVGSVHDILVDEETGKFRYFVVDTGFWIFGKKVLLPVGLADVHYTDKRIYAKGLTREQVENLPNFDDLETIDYDYEEQVRGIYRPSAATPTKTQPAAYDRSTYKHEQEPSLYNINEQDGQTLKLYEERLIASKQRRKTGEVSVGKHIETDTTSVAVPVEKERVIIERTSPTNATPTRPGDATFREGEVARMDIYEETADIRKEAVVREEVRVKKVVEQDTVQAQETVRREELDIDTQGRSMTEK